TTGGGAGCGCTATGCCACTGCTCACGAGTGGGAGTGGCTGAGGAATAAGCGATTAAAGGCCGAGGATCAGAGAGAGCGGAGCGGCAGCACTCTGCAGGCTATTTATGCTCGTCTGCACAACAGGGAATATCCAATAGTGGCCGGCGGCGGAACTACGGCCAACGACGGGCGAATGCGAGTGTTTGTCTCACCATTTTTCCCTAGCACTCAGCTTTTCTCAGGCGCAGAAGCGTATAACGCCCTATACGATCAACGCGTAAATACAGCAAGTGATGGCGCATTCCCTACTTATCTTCCAAGCAGGATGATATTTGATGAAGGTGCATATACGCATGGCGTAGAACGGCTAACCTCAACAACTCATGAGTCGTTTCTCGGCCTAGAGAACTTTGGTGGCATCTTGGCGAATAAGGATATTTTACGGAGCGGCGGGCACGGCGAAAGACACATCATCTTTCATGAGTTCATGAACCGGCTTGAAGACACCCTAGAATTCGCTGCAAATGTATATAAGAGCAAGAATTATCTCGGACTTGCCTGCCTTGAAGTGGGGATTAGTGTTCCGGTAGATTCGCGAATAGTGTTCAGAGGGGCAATTGGCTCAGGTTTAAATAGCACTGAGAAAGTTAATGTACGAGGGTCATTTGAAGCGTCGCTGAGACTGGATAACGAAGAGCTTTCCAGTAAGCCCAAACGATATGAGTTGATGAAAGAGATCGCCACATCGTTACTGCATTCCTATGGCTACGCCGA
This portion of the Candidatus Saccharimonadia bacterium genome encodes:
- a CDS encoding ATP-binding protein codes for the protein MESLFGKKMEDLEFQDVVDFCDKQYKEGIFLDYKQDLSGKKSLVKTICSFANTVGGWLIIGVEDESDKPKPPYNGIEYNPQIASAIPNMIVDSVWPYIRPIVQVCGPNADNKAFIAVYVPESDEAPHWTADKSHLYVRRSDRSDSTDWERYATAHEWEWLRNKRLKAEDQRERSGSTLQAIYARLHNREYPIVAGGGTTANDGRMRVFVSPFFPSTQLFSGAEAYNALYDQRVNTASDGAFPTYLPSRMIFDEGAYTHGVERLTSTTHESFLGLENFGGILANKDILRSGGHGERHIIFHEFMNRLEDTLEFAANVYKSKNYLGLACLEVGISVPVDSRIVFRGAIGSGLNSTEKVNVRGSFEASLRLDNEELSSKPKRYELMKEIATSLLHSYGYAEIPGGTIEEAFQRQ